tctcaaatgactgcctcgcctggttcaccaactacttctcagatagttcagtgtgtcaaatcggagggcctgttgtccggacctctggcagtctctatgggggttccacagggttcaattctcgggctgactcgttttttctctgtatatatcaatgatgtcactcttgctgctggtgattctctgacccatttctacgcagatgacaccattctgtatacttctggcccatctttggacactgtgttaacaaacctccagacgagcttcaatgccatacaacactccttccgtggcctccaactgcttttaaatgctagtaaaactaagtgcatgctcttcaaccgattgctgcccgcaccctcccgcccgactagcatcactactctggacgattctgacctagaatatgtggataactacaaatacctaggtgtctggctagactgtaaactctccttccagactcacattaagcatctccaatccaaaattaaatctagaatcggcttcctatttcgcaacaaagcctacttcactcatgctgccaaatatatccttgtaaaactgactatcctaccaatccttgacttcggcgacgtcatttacactctactcagcaaattggatgtagtctatcacaatgccatccgttttgtcaccatagccccatatactacccaccactgcgacctgtatgctctcgttggctggtcctcactacatattcgtcaccaaactcagtggctccaggtcatctaagtctttgctaggtaaagccctgcattatctcagctcaccgtttaccatagcaacacccacccgtagcatgcgctccagcaggtatatttcactggtcatccccaaagccaacacttcctttggccgcctttccttccagttttctgctgccaatgactggaatgaattgcaaaaatcactgaagctggagtcttatctctccctctctaactttaagcatcagctgtcagagcaacttaccgatcactgtacctgtacacagccaaatggcacacccaactacctcatccccatattattacttaccgtcttgctcttttgcaccccagtatctctacttgcacatcatctgcacatctatcactccagtgttaatgctaaattgtaattatttagcctctatggcctatttattacctctctactcttctacatttgcacacactgtacatagatgtttctattgtgttattgactgaacGTTTATGTaactgtttttgttgcactgctttgctatatcttggccaggtcgcagatgtaattgagaacttgttctcaactggcctacctggttaaataaaggtcaaataaaaaagatGCTCAATGACAATAAGCTTAAACCCCAACTTTTAAATGaaaggtctctgtctgtcctaaccTGTCAGCAGTCTGGGAGGAAGTTATTGAGGAATGGGGTGAGAAGAGGATGACATCTCAAGCACTTGAGTTTGTGGAGACAACTTGGGGCTCGTTGCTTTCTTTGGCTACCTGAAGAGTAACGAGTCAGGGCAACAAAATAAGCAATGCATTAGCACTCAATGAAAAGCCATTTATTTCAATGCGATAACAACCAATGGAATACACTACATGACGTAGTTATTCAATTGAACGTGTTCTGTGTAAACTATTTTGAAAGATCTGACTTTCCTTTTGTATACAAGTTGTGCTTTTGGAGGTATTTTGGTTTTAACATTACTGCCTGCCTGTCAATATCTGATCTGAGAGCAGTGTGGTTCACCAGTTTGTCTATTGTGTTCCAGGCCGCCTTGATCATGCAGGTGCTGCAGCTGACCCCAGAACAGATTGCCATGCTGCCCCCAGAGCAGAGGCAGAGCATCCTCATCCTCAAAGAGCAGATCCAGAAGACCGCCGGGGCACCCTAAAGAACAACCAACTCCCTGTCCCCTATAATGTCGACGTCACCCCATCCTAATTTGAAACATTTTGTAGATTGTTTTGTATTATATTGTCTTTTTTTAATGGAAGATTGAAGTGAGTGCTTGTGATTTGAAGAATGTCAGTTCATCTTCAAATGGCAACACTTCAACAGAAGTATTGCCGGATGTTATGGGTTTTTATATTGTCTATCAATAAAAGACAACAATTTCAGTACTGTATTTTATTCAGATGGGATGTTGGTATGTACAGGAGAGGATTTAAAGTGTCATTGTAGATTAAAACAAACTATTTGCTCATAAGAAAAGGACATACAAATGAAGTGAAACAATTGTGTAGGTTGAGGGGGTACACGGAGTGGAAGAGTCCTTGGAATTATTTTGTAAATGTGAGGAAAGTACATGTTTATACATGCTTCATAGGATTGTGACTCATTTGTTCTAGAACAGATTATGTAGCTTTGACTGGCAATGCCTCGCCCTCTTAACATTTCAGTGCACCTGTATCGTTTACAAGGAAATGGATATACAATAGGGCTTTTGTAAAAACATTTATCATTTCCTTCTCTGTAGCTACACCTTGAAAGCGTGACACTCAGAGGTCTCAGTGTCATGTTCAGATTGAAGAGCCATTGTTGATTCTTTATTCTAcactgaataaaacatttaaagtgttggttgcatgtttgagttgaaatgaaatgtttcatatgcacaaaaagcttatttctcattTTGTAGACATTTGTCTAAATGTGCAAGGCTTGTCAGTTTTCTGTGGAGGAACCAGAAAAAGGTATTAAGGGCTGATATATTCTACAGCATCTGTCATGTTCAGAttcttgtaaaaaatatatttccccCTCAATTTCTTGATATCCATTTGGTtatagtcttgtcccattgctgcaactcccctacggactcagaGGCGAAGTCAAAAACCATGCATCCcctgaaacatgaccctgccaagtcgcactgcttgcttaacccggaagttaGCCGCAacaatgtgtaggaggaaacactGTCGGGCTGGCAACCGAAGtaagcttgcaggcgcccggcccaccacaaggagtcgctagagcgcgatggaacaaggaaatcccggccggaAGTACCGCTGCACCACTCAAGAAGCTCCCAGATgaatagtttttaaaaaactCTTTGCAAACATTTTGAAGACCAAAGAGCCAGCTTTGGTTGGGGGGCAGATTAGACATTGTTTTGCTCAGAAGTTCTCCTTGTTGAAGTAGAATTTGGTCTTTCGGGGATCAACATCCGTGTATTTGACACATTTCTTTGACAAGACGGTAGCTAAGACCACAGGGCCACACAAGAACGTGCCCaccactgacctgtagacatTGATAAGAGAGACATATATAGTAGTTTAGTCAATGAAGGGTACAGTCCAAGCTATATGTAATACCCCTGTTTTTAAagatgcagaaatcgctctgcctTTTCTTGGTCGCTAAAATTctaaaaagtttatttctctcattttgtgcacataagaatgggaagcatagaaatagtgcccATAGAACAGATGTACAGCTTCTTAGACTTGAATGAATGAATTGAATGAGTGAATTTGGTAGAGTCGCCCCAAAAAGTTACACATGGCAGCTTTTACTACTGTCCAGAACTGATTTATAAGGGAATATTGTCATGTCAAGACGTGTTGTAAACTAACGTACGTCGGATTCTCTTGGCACACTTGTTCAAACTCCTTATCCCAGTTGGGCCTGCCGTAGTTGGTTTTCTGCTTCAGACCAGTGACCACATCTGTGTCCGCATCGGCATGAACCATCACATGAGTTGCCTATGGGGAAGAAAGAACAGACGCTACCACAACTATTGCATGTCTCACAGTGGAATATGGTAATTCAGATTGTCGGTGGGTGTATGTATACTGCCTCACATACATGGCTCTGATCCCATCCAGTGAGGTAGAGTTTGTAGGTGAGGAAGTCTCCCATGcctctgtcctccatctccctctccagcaCCTGCAACAGATCTGCAAACCACTCGAATGCATGCGTCTCCCTGCACAGCCAATAGAAGTAGATCTGCAACCAGGAAGTAAATATGAGGATGTGATTTCAAACAATTCAATACCGAAGCTATAACATGCTATGCTGGCAAAAGTCCATGAAAAATACTAATGTTCACAGAGACATTCAGGTGCATCATGGAATTAGACTGGTATGCAGGACTAAAGGTGTCTGGTTAGTAGCTTCAATGGAAAGCCAGAGAGTATCAATATGTTCCCTACCTTTCTGGTGCGTAGCTCGGGGTTGGAGTCCTTGAATTTGTACCAGATGGACTTGAGGATGGAGGCGAAGGGGGTGACTCCGATTCCAGCGCCAACCAGCATGGCGACTTCGTAGTCAAACACATCCTCACTGGCCGTACCAAACGGTCCATCCACACCCATTCTGAGGGACAGGTCAAAGGTCAAGCCATCACAAACAGGATAGGAGGGCAGAAAGATTTGACCAGCTAAACCTAATTCCTATGCATTCAGGAATGATTTCCAACTTAATCTGTGCATATAACTTGGACCTTTCACAGAAATCATGCATTGATGCCCCTTATCCTCCCCATCAACAAAGATGAGGAGCTTGCTGCTACATTATAAGCCATTGTCTGCTTTTCTATAAAGAAAACTTACTTCGGTCCCTGAGCCCCCTCAGGGAGCTGCTCCACGATGCTGATGAGTTTCTGGGTCCAGTCACCTACAGAGCGAATGTGCACGCTGAAGAAGTCCTCCTCGGGGGCAGAGGTCATGGTGAAGGGGTGCCACTCCAGCTGGGAGATGGCTGGGCAGTTGAGGAAGACGTACTGGCCCACGTCCATTTTGAAACCATTCTTCACCAGCTGCAGTTCCAGTACTTTGGACGGCCGAATCACTATCTAAGAGGGGAGCGTTAGAGAAACAGATATTGATTATCTGGtcatggaaaggaaaataaaaTTATTGTCAATTACACAGAATAGTTAGTAGTTGCTGCAGTGCACACTTACCTTTCTGTATTTGACAGCCTGAATGTAGCGGATGAAGCGCAGCAAGCGCTCACACACATAGAGGACCATGGGACCGATCACCCACATCCAGGTCTATAAGGACATGGAAAcacaggacatactgtatctaagACGATTCTCTTGAAGTTATTTTTGATTGTAGGTGATATTATTACGTGTGATTGAGGAACCTCTTACCTGTGGGAACCCCCCTGCAAACTGAGGGACGGGACACATCTTTTTCTTCCCCCAGTCTTCTATATGATCTTTACAGAAGGTGATATTATATGGTGGATTGGCGTTTGTTTGACTTCGAACTATGCGTCTGTAGGGACAATGGACATAACCATTGACTTCTAATCCAAAACAAACCTTTACTCTTAAatgtgcactatgcagaaatcactccaccatttcctggttgcaaaaattctaatacAGTAGTTCGCATAATTtctgtttatgtgacaaaactagcaagtgtagtgtagagaatcattgcaccatctaaacctctgtgaaatacCTTTTCCATAACAAAAAACATTCTAttgtcagctgtttgaagctggtgtactaaaccaaaaactaaacttaaaaaCAGGAAACATAGAAATAGTGcatatagaacagatctactgcttcttagctttgctttcaatgagaatgagaTTTCTAACTgccatttctatgtgaatttggtcagatatTGTAGCTTTAAAAGAGAGTACCTTACCCGGCTCCATGGATGACCAGCCCAGCAAAGAAGACAATGAAGAGGTGGTGTGTGAACCAGAAGACCTCGAAGTAGCTGCGCCTGATGACCTCCATGGACGAGGTGATCATAAGGATGAGTGCCAGCGTGATGATTACGCCCGTGATCCCAGCGATGGTGGTGAACACCAGGAGGTTCGGAGTCTGAGGCAGAAGGAGCCAATCAGAATGCACCCAAGTCATTCACATGACCTCTAGGCCTATATAAAACTTCTACAAGGACTTGTGCCAGGAGTTTGTTTGGTATACCAGACCTGACTAGGAAAAACTTGGTGCCCTAATTACAATAACATACAAAGAATTATAATACAGTACTGAACAAGTGATTAAAACTCCAATGGCTTGCAAGCCGTACAGTGGTTGTAGAGCGGATTGGGTTCAGGTAGGTGGTGTTGCCCGAGTCGTTAAGTCTGGACAGGGCCATGCTGAGGGCATCATACTCTCCATGCCAGCTGTTGTAGTACCACTCCACGTTCAGCAAATGGGCAATGATGTGAACCGCTGCCACAAAACAAGAGGAAATAGACACTTTAACGTTTAAATTAGCATTAGGAATAGACTCAAGATTCCTATATGTTCAACAGGATCATTccaccccaggaagaatagctgctgctttggcaaaaTCTAATGGGGATCTGAATAAACCACCCCCAAATTTGACATCCAGTCAGGGCAGCGCAGGTAAATGAGTTGAACTTTGGATCGGAGTCACTGCCTTGATTGGATACCACTACTCCATTCTATAGAAACACTATTATTTAAGAATAGAAAAGTGTAGAAATTGGCAAAGATAATGGCACAATCTATGTTGAAATGGTTTAATCTACTTTGAACCATGTGCTGGTATGGCACAGGGATAATGTCACAGGGACAACGGCACAGGGATAACGGCACAGGGATAACAAACAACATGAAAGAAGCAGTGTCTGAATGTCGTTCTCCATTCCTCGAGCATTTCAATCTATGTTGAACCATGTACTGGTATTTAAACCGAAGCTGAGGTTTTCAATGACATCTTCAACATAGCCTGAATACTCCATCAGGCGATATCAAAAGATACTGGATGAATGTTCAAATGTTCTATCAAATGTGACAGATCTGTTTACTCGGTTCTTGTTGAGAAATACTTTGTAAGGCCTTTAGTCTCTCCGAGGTCAGGATCTCCCCATCCAACAACCCTAGTAAGTCCATTTCCAGCTTCAGTCTCCTGGTCTTTTTCACCCCTTGACCTTAATTGTGCCATTGCCACAATAAGAAAGTGTCATATTTTGTGTTGACCAAATAACACTGGTAACAATTTCAAATAAATCTTAAACGTTTCATCACCATTGTCACCTAAAATCGAACTTTTTGTTTACGAGTAGATTACTTATCAGTGCATGAGAAAGTAAAGGCTTCAGGTTAGGGTTTTCCGCTGGTTATCTGACCAGGAAGCAAGCATCGCATACCTGTCATCAGGCCAATCATGTAGGCCACCAGCTTGTGGAAACTGATATTTTTGTCCAGCTGTTTCCTCATAGTTCGCCCACAGCACTGAAACAGCAACACAAGGAAGTTCAAGACAAATTAGGAGGATGACAATGAAAGTCAATTAAAAGCCATGAACCTTTAATATATTGGCAAAGCACTTCAACCATACAAGTCCGTTCCGTTATAGTTATCATCAGACAATATAagtatacagtaatgtacagagGAATGTTTGCTTCAAGATGCTGTGATGACAAATTAGACAATAATTGCATGACCCCTTGGCTAAACCCTGAGGATTAGTTTTACCACGAAGGAGCCGCGGACAAGAGACAGCAGGTTCCGACACACAGGCAGCAGAATCAGCAGGCAGTTGAAGTTGAGGACGGCTGCAGGGGCTCTGGCCCAGGCCAATGCAGACTGAAAGCCCAAGGACACCCATGTCAACCTCTGCAGTGTGTTATCCTATACATACCCTCTGTGACATCTGTCCTATCATAAGGAATGGTGTAAACTACTAAATAGAAACAAATTCAACAGACAAAGTCAGATACTTCATACTAGTCCTACTTAAATCATAGGAATGCATTATTAATTGAGCATTTACGGTATACTATGTTTATACTACCCAAGGCCTAAATATTATGGTAAGACTCACCCCTAAAAGGTGTCGCGTGTAGAAAAACCGATCCCCCAAGTCGTACAAGAAGTAGAACCAGACGAAAATGAATATGTTGATGGCCATCCAGACCACCTGTAAATCCAGCCAGGAAAAGATGACCAAAACAGCAGGATTGGGAATATTGTAGTCTTCTATTTATTACTCTTAAAAATAACATGCCTTCCTCTCAAAATAACATATCTTGCAGTtgtctagacttgacagttcatgcagcttTAGTATTCTGATCATAGTTCTGCCTTTACAAAAAAaaattgcagtcagagtgcagcaTAACTGCAGTACAACTGGAGAAAAAGTGCAGTCTAACTGCAGTATGTTCCAAATACTGCGTccaaaataacacttttttttactACAGTAATTTTGCAGAGTAACTGCAGTTACATTTCAGTTATTCTGCAacgtatttattttacctttatttaactagggaagtcagttaagaacaaattcttatttacaatgacggcctaccccggatgactctgggctaattgtgcgccgcactatgggactcccaatcacggccggatgtgatgcagcctggattcgaaccagggactacagtgacgcctcttgcactgagatgcagtgcctttagaccgCTGCAATTACTGCGTCCGAAATACCACAGTCGACTACAGTTTAAAAACGGtaatctttttttgtaagggtgaTCATGGAATTCCCTAACGAGTCATGCACGGACACTACATTTTAAATTATGTCTACCCTGTCCACAGGGTGTCCGGATTCCCGCGCTATTTTCAAATGACAGTATGCGTTCTACGAACAGTGGAATAGGCTAAAtacgacaacacaacaacaactggTGGCAGTAACTACCTCAGTAGCTAGCCAGCAAGCAATGCTAAAGCGATTTCAAACGGGTTAGCGTAACTCTAGCCAAACCAAACATATTAGCTAGCGTGTATGAGGCCAGTAGACACGTGCCTTCAC
This genomic stretch from Oncorhynchus tshawytscha isolate Ot180627B linkage group LG21, Otsh_v2.0, whole genome shotgun sequence harbors:
- the nox1 gene encoding NADPH oxidase 1; translated protein: MITSSLGKCNLDGLYFLGITLTTDLKWVGFEQVHCIKTTGNGLKTSSGGWQKSFKMGNWIINHGLTYFILVVWMAINIFIFVWFYFLYDLGDRFFYTRHLLGSALAWARAPAAVLNFNCLLILLPVCRNLLSLVRGSFVCCGRTMRKQLDKNISFHKLVAYMIGLMTAVHIIAHLLNVEWYYNSWHGEYDALSMALSRLNDSGNTTYLNPIRSTTTTPNLLVFTTIAGITGVIITLALILMITSSMEVIRRSYFEVFWFTHHLFIVFFAGLVIHGAGRIVRSQTNANPPYNITFCKDHIEDWGKKKMCPVPQFAGGFPQTWMWVIGPMVLYVCERLLRFIRYIQAVKYRKIVIRPSKVLELQLVKNGFKMDVGQYVFLNCPAISQLEWHPFTMTSAPEEDFFSVHIRSVGDWTQKLISIVEQLPEGAQGPKMGVDGPFGTASEDVFDYEVAMLVGAGIGVTPFASILKSIWYKFKDSNPELRTRKIYFYWLCRETHAFEWFADLLQVLEREMEDRGMGDFLTYKLYLTGWDQSHATHVMVHADADTDVVTGLKQKTNYGRPNWDKEFEQVCQENPTSVVGTFLCGPVVLATVLSKKCVKYTDVDPRKTKFYFNKENF